The Episyrphus balteatus chromosome 4, idEpiBalt1.1, whole genome shotgun sequence genome includes a window with the following:
- the LOC129919908 gene encoding uncharacterized protein LOC129919908, protein FNNFKLKIDKQLDTSSESLINHSSKIICNFNANAIYVYFENSTSTGNAGKILKNLSDCGSSYIVLRNKFKTKPLEAVDDGIIMYLVLMVKNASQQIDLSIVQKKSAAKHRSYFIVIVEDSTEITSKWLIDSFKKFWDIWVLNAVIFFWKKNSIQMYTFSPFTSKKFLWKIDSNASGKNDLFFRTTPDMNGRKLKICLYPDETRAVFQPSGEILGPDGLMSAFVADRLNATRVVKMPDEYKWSTPYQREGNYNTSDYCLSEIRSAKSDMALNTRFLSYDNFQKKIEHTVVYDRDDLCILVPKAQPASLFWNLFRPFQIPVWIVTCSMLLVTYAFCRILLPQTSHLFLKLYSTMLTHPLIATTPKLSMKIFLIFWFSYCLLITGAYKCNLMSNLVFRISLPEIDNLQELANSPFQLLIHTRHQKFIDKYVNSSPAYVKEIKRNTIPVPDDFFMKKLNTNDLDYAYLEKFHVINFRVNSRKHYNRGRPLFHIMDVCPIPFQTVYIVPYGSPYLGILDTLVRRAQEHGFVEHWTKLMDTQFKRSGKSVVRNSQDDDDLVVLRLGHLQAAFYILIMGLSLATIILFVEIYQAFGIGLFIYHRKEWHEEHCMVTGRYRTENGACRGYI, encoded by the exons tttaataattttaaattaaaaattgacaaGCAACTTGACACATCGTCGGAATCATTGATAAATCATTCATCgaaaattatttgtaattttaatgcaaatgcaATTTATgtgtattttgaaaattcaacttcGACGGGAAATGctggaaaaatattaaaaaatctgtCAGATTGTGGAAGTTCTTATATTGTTTTAAG aaacaaattcaaaacaaaacccCTCGAAGCCGTCGACGATGGCATCATAATGTATTTAGTTTTAATGGTCAAAAATGCCTCCCAACAAATCGACTTGagtattgtacaaaaaaaatcagctGCCAAACATCGTTCCTATTTCATAGTCATTGTTGAAGATAGCACCGAAATTACCTCAAAATGGCTAATCGATTCGTTTAAGAAATTTTGGGACATTTGGGTATTGAATGCtgtcatatttttttggaaaaaaaattccatacaaaTGTATACATTCTCACCATTTACATCGAAAAAATTCTTATGGAAAATCGATTCGAATGCAAGTGGCAAAAATGATTTATTCTTTCGTACAACACCCGATATGAATGgtcgaaaattgaaaatatgctTATATCCAGATGAGACAAGGGCAGTTTTTCAACCTTCTGGGGAAATTCTCGGTCCAGATGGTCTAATGTCTGCATTTGTTGCTGATCGACTGAATGCAACAAGAGTTGTCAAAATGCCCGATGAGTATAAATGGTCTACACCGTATCAGAGAGAAGGAAATTATAATACAAGTGATTATTGTTTAAGTGAAATTCGTTCAGCAAAAAGCGATATGGCTTTGAATACTCGATTTCTGTCGTAtgacaattttcaaaagaagatTGAACACACTGTAGTCTATGATCGTGATGATTTGTGTATTCTAGTTCCAAAAGCTCAACCGGCTTCACTGTTTTGGAACCTTTTTCGACCATTCCAGATTCCAGTTTGGATTGTCACTTGTTCTATGCTCCTAGTGACCTACGCCTTCTGTCGAATTCTTTTACCACAAACAAGTCATTTGTTCTTGAAGCTTTACTCCACAATGCTAACTCATCCACTTATCGCTACAACTCCAAAGCTGTCAATGAAGATCTTCCTGATATTTTGGTTTAGCTATTGTCTTCTCATAACTGGCGCCTACAAATGCAATCTCATGAGCAACTTGGTCTTTCGAATTTCGTTGCCAGAAATCGATAATCTTCAAGAACTAGCAAATTCGCCATTCCAATTATTGATACATACCCggcatcaaaaatttattgACAAATATGTAAATTCGTCGCCAGCGTATGTAAAAGAAATCAAGCGGAACACCATTCCGGTGCCAGATGATTTCTTCATGAAGAAGCTGAACACCAACGATCTTGATTACGCTTACTTGGAAAAATTCCATGTTATAAATTTTCGAGTGAATTCAAGAAAACACTACAATCGTGGAAGACCGCTTTTCCATATTATGGACGTTTGTCCAATACCTTTTCAGACTGTCTACATTGTACCCTATGGATCGCCGTATCTGGGAATTTTGGATACATTAGTTCGACGAGCTCAGGAACATGGTTTTGTGGAACACTGGACAAAACTTATGGACACTCAATTTAAAAGATCTGGAAAAAGTGTCGTTCGAAATAGTCAAGACGATGATGATTTGGTGGTCTTGAGACTTGGCCATCTTCAGGCagctttttatatattaatcaTGGGTTTAAGCTTGGCAACTATTATACTATTTGTGGAGATTTATCAAGCTTTTGGGATTGGATTGTTTATATACCATCGCAAAGAATGGCATGAGGAGCATTGTATGGTAACAGGACGTTATAGAACAGAAAATGGGGCATGCAGAGGTTAcatttaa